The following are encoded together in the Blautia obeum ATCC 29174 genome:
- a CDS encoding anaerobic ribonucleoside-triphosphate reductase activating protein translates to MPAIHGLNKTTLLDYPGRIAATIFLGSCNFRCPFCQNSSLVLHPADEPVIPEEEVLSFLKKRRGILDGVCISGGEPTLASDLEDFICKIHALGYPVKLDTNGTRPDVLKHLAERGLIQKAAVDIKACPDNYPSLTGMMHPDLTAIQETVSFLLHGKLDYEFRTTVVKELHNENDFIQIGQWLKGAKAYYLQAYRDSDEVLQPGFSSYSLEELEHFREILLTTIPLVEIRGID, encoded by the coding sequence ATGCCAGCAATTCATGGATTAAACAAAACAACTTTACTGGATTATCCAGGAAGGATAGCCGCTACGATCTTTCTGGGAAGCTGCAACTTCCGCTGTCCGTTCTGTCAGAACAGTTCTCTTGTACTGCATCCGGCAGATGAACCAGTGATCCCGGAAGAAGAAGTACTCTCTTTCCTGAAAAAACGCCGCGGAATTCTGGACGGTGTCTGTATTTCCGGCGGAGAACCTACCCTTGCTTCTGATTTGGAAGATTTTATCTGCAAAATACATGCCCTCGGGTATCCTGTCAAACTGGATACCAACGGAACTCGGCCTGACGTCTTGAAGCATCTGGCCGAAAGAGGACTGATTCAAAAGGCAGCCGTGGATATCAAGGCCTGTCCTGATAATTATCCTTCTCTCACAGGCATGATGCATCCGGATCTGACCGCCATTCAGGAAACTGTTTCTTTTCTGCTCCACGGAAAACTCGATTACGAATTTCGGACCACAGTTGTAAAGGAACTACATAATGAAAATGATTTCATTCAGATCGGCCAATGGCTGAAAGGAGCCAAAGCCTACTATCTCCAGGCTTACAGAGACTCCGATGAAGTCCTGCAGCCTGGCTTCAGTAGTTATTCCCTTGAAGAACTTGAACACTTCCGCGAAATTTTACTGACGACCATCCCACTTGTCGAAATCCGAGGTATCGATTAA
- a CDS encoding helix-turn-helix domain-containing protein, whose translation MQKIRMDMSIGSNIQKRRYQCKLKQDQVIAKMNLMGIPISKSSYAKIETNRMNIKVSELVALAKILDCEVGDFFKDLK comes from the coding sequence ATACAGAAGATCAGAATGGATATGAGTATTGGCAGCAATATTCAGAAAAGGCGCTACCAATGTAAACTCAAACAGGATCAGGTCATTGCAAAAATGAATCTGATGGGTATTCCGATCTCCAAGAGCAGTTATGCCAAGATTGAAACCAATCGTATGAATATCAAAGTCAGCGAACTGGTTGCTCTGGCCAAGATTCTGGACTGTGAAGTAGGAGACTTTTTCAAAGATTTAAAATAA
- a CDS encoding GatB/YqeY domain-containing protein produces MTLEALRKDMVAAMKAKDKTTKDAVSSLVSAVKKAAIDEGCREDVPEALVDRVILKEMKTVKEQLDTCPESRDDLRAEYQARYDVIAKYAPQQMSAEEIRTYLEEKFADVLATKNKGQIMKAVMGDLKGKADGKLINQVVADICK; encoded by the coding sequence ATGACACTGGAAGCATTAAGAAAAGACATGGTTGCTGCCATGAAAGCAAAAGATAAAACAACGAAGGATGCAGTGTCTTCACTGGTATCAGCAGTAAAAAAAGCTGCCATTGATGAAGGCTGCAGAGAGGATGTTCCGGAAGCACTGGTTGACCGTGTGATCCTGAAAGAAATGAAAACAGTCAAAGAACAGCTGGATACCTGTCCGGAAAGCCGTGATGATCTTCGCGCTGAATATCAGGCAAGATATGATGTGATTGCAAAATATGCGCCACAGCAGATGAGCGCAGAAGAAATCCGCACATACCTGGAAGAAAAATTTGCAGATGTGCTTGCCACCAAGAATAAAGGTCAGATCATGAAAGCGGTTATGGGAGATCTCAAAGGTAAAGCAGATGGCAAACTGATCAATCAGGTCGTTGCTGATATCTGTAAATAA
- the glgD gene encoding glucose-1-phosphate adenylyltransferase subunit GlgD has product MRAIGIILAGGNNNRMRELSDKRAIAAMPVAGSYRSIDFALSNMANSHVQKVAVLTQYNARSLNEHLSSSKWWDFGRKQGGLFVFTPTITKNNSLWYQGTADAIYQNIDFLKKSHEPYAIIASGDCVYKMDYNKVLEYHIAKRADITVVCTTCRDQNEVERFGVLRMNDDGRIVEFEEKPIVSSYNTISTGIYVVRRRLLIELIERAAQEGRHDFVNDILIRYKNLKRIYGYKTEDYWSNISDAEAYYRTNMAFLQPEIRNYFFRQEPGIKTKIDDLPPAKYNPGAEVKNSLVASGCIINGTVENSVLFKSVYVGNNCVIRNSVILNDVYIGDNTVIENCIVESRDTIRANSSYKGEDGKVRIVVEKNERYGL; this is encoded by the coding sequence ATGAGAGCAATTGGAATTATTCTGGCCGGCGGAAATAACAACCGCATGAGAGAACTGTCGGACAAGAGGGCGATTGCAGCGATGCCTGTTGCAGGAAGTTATCGAAGCATCGATTTTGCCCTGAGCAACATGGCAAATTCCCATGTTCAGAAAGTTGCAGTTCTGACGCAGTACAATGCAAGATCGTTAAATGAACATTTGAGTTCCTCAAAATGGTGGGATTTTGGAAGAAAGCAGGGAGGTCTGTTTGTATTCACTCCTACGATTACCAAGAATAACAGCTTATGGTATCAGGGAACAGCAGATGCCATTTATCAGAATATTGATTTTTTGAAAAAGAGTCATGAACCTTATGCAATCATTGCATCCGGTGACTGTGTGTATAAGATGGACTATAATAAAGTCCTTGAATATCATATTGCGAAACGGGCAGATATTACAGTTGTCTGCACAACATGCCGGGACCAGAATGAGGTAGAGCGCTTTGGCGTGCTTCGTATGAATGACGATGGCAGAATTGTGGAGTTCGAAGAGAAACCGATCGTTTCTTCTTATAATACAATATCAACAGGTATTTACGTTGTAAGAAGAAGGCTGCTGATCGAACTGATCGAGCGGGCTGCACAGGAAGGCAGACATGATTTTGTAAATGACATCCTGATCCGTTACAAAAACCTGAAACGAATTTATGGTTATAAGACAGAGGATTACTGGAGTAATATTTCTGATGCAGAAGCTTATTATCGTACCAATATGGCATTTCTGCAGCCGGAGATCCGTAATTATTTCTTCAGACAGGAACCGGGAATCAAAACAAAGATCGACGATCTTCCGCCGGCCAAGTATAATCCTGGGGCAGAGGTGAAGAACAGTCTTGTTGCGAGTGGCTGCATTATCAATGGTACAGTAGAGAATTCAGTACTGTTCAAGAGTGTATATGTCGGCAATAATTGTGTGATAAGGAATTCAGTGATCCTTAATGATGTGTATATCGGAGATAACACTGTCATAGAGAATTGTATTGTTGAGAGCCGGGATACGATTCGGGCGAATTCCAGCTATAAAGGCGAAGACGGAAAAGTCAGGATCGTTGTTGAAAAAAATGAACGCTATGGATTATAA
- the spoVG gene encoding septation regulator SpoVG, whose amino-acid sequence MNITDVRVRKVAKEGKMKAVVSITIDEEFVVHDIKVIEGEKGLFIAMPSRKATDGEYRDIAHPINSRTRDRIQTLILEKYQEMLDAEPEEELEEAVE is encoded by the coding sequence ATGAATATTACAGACGTACGTGTGAGAAAAGTTGCGAAGGAAGGAAAGATGAAGGCGGTCGTTTCGATTACGATTGATGAAGAATTTGTAGTTCATGATATCAAAGTAATTGAAGGCGAGAAGGGACTGTTTATTGCAATGCCGAGCCGCAAAGCTACAGATGGTGAATACAGAGACATTGCGCATCCGATCAATTCCCGTACCAGAGATAGGATCCAGACACTGATTCTTGAAAAGTATCAGGAAATGCTGGATGCAGAACCGGAAGAGGAACTGGAAGAAGCAGTTGAATAA
- a CDS encoding 6-phosphofructokinase yields MIKRIGLLTSGGDCQALNATMRGVVKALSNAVEDLEVYGFDDGYKGLIYGKYHMLTAKDFSGILTRGGTILGTSRQPFKLMRVPDEKGLDKVEAMKQTYYKLCLDCLVILGGNGTQKTANLLREEGLNIIHLPKTIDNDIYGTDMTFGFQSAVNIATNAIDCIHTTATSHGRVFIVEIMGHKVGSLTLHAGIAGGADIILIPEIPYDIKKVCAAIEKRNKAGKRFTILAVAEGAISKEDAELPKKKYKEKLEVRAKKYPSVSYEIADQINQVIGSEVRVTVPGHIQRGGEPCPYDRVLSTRIGAGAAEAILDEDYGIMIGVINGKIKRVPLAECAGKLKMVSPKDQIVKAAKQIGISFGD; encoded by the coding sequence ATGATCAAAAGAATTGGTTTATTAACAAGCGGTGGTGACTGCCAGGCTCTGAATGCAACTATGAGAGGTGTTGTAAAAGCCCTGTCAAATGCAGTGGAAGACCTGGAAGTTTATGGATTTGATGACGGATATAAAGGACTGATCTATGGAAAATATCATATGCTCACAGCAAAAGATTTTTCCGGAATTCTGACCCGCGGTGGTACGATACTTGGTACATCCCGTCAGCCGTTTAAACTGATGCGCGTGCCGGATGAAAAAGGACTGGATAAGGTTGAAGCTATGAAGCAGACCTATTACAAATTGTGTCTGGACTGTCTGGTTATTCTTGGTGGAAACGGAACGCAGAAGACAGCCAATCTTCTGAGAGAAGAAGGTCTGAATATCATTCATCTGCCAAAAACGATCGATAATGATATTTATGGAACAGATATGACATTTGGTTTCCAGAGTGCGGTAAATATTGCTACGAATGCAATCGACTGTATTCATACAACAGCAACATCTCACGGCCGTGTATTTATCGTTGAGATCATGGGACACAAAGTCGGAAGTCTGACTCTCCATGCAGGTATTGCCGGCGGTGCAGATATTATTCTGATTCCGGAGATTCCGTACGATATCAAGAAAGTATGTGCTGCGATCGAGAAACGAAATAAAGCAGGAAAACGTTTTACGATCCTTGCCGTTGCTGAAGGTGCAATTTCAAAAGAAGATGCAGAACTTCCGAAGAAAAAATATAAAGAAAAACTCGAAGTCAGAGCGAAGAAATATCCGTCTGTTTCTTATGAGATCGCGGATCAGATCAATCAGGTGATCGGCAGCGAAGTACGTGTTACAGTTCCGGGACATATTCAGCGTGGAGGAGAACCGTGTCCGTATGACCGTGTACTTTCTACAAGAATCGGTGCCGGTGCAGCAGAGGCAATTCTGGATGAAGATTACGGAATTATGATCGGCGTCATCAACGGCAAGATCAAGAGGGTTCCGCTTGCTGAATGTGCGGGCAAACTGAAAATGGTTTCACCGAAAGATCAGATCGTCAAAGCTGCCAAACAGATCGGTATCAGCTTCGGAGACTGA
- the tadA gene encoding tRNA adenosine(34) deaminase TadA, which yields MTEQERFMKEAIRQAKKARALEEVPIGCVIVSDGKIIARGYNRRNTDKNTLSHAELNAIRKASKKLGDWRLEGCTMYVTLEPCQMCAGALVQSRIDEVVIGSMNPKAGCAGSVLNLLQVDNFNHQVKITRGVLEEECSMMLSDFFRELREKKKRLKMLAKQQAEQEQTRAD from the coding sequence TTGACAGAACAGGAGCGTTTTATGAAAGAAGCCATCCGACAGGCAAAAAAAGCGCGGGCACTGGAAGAAGTGCCGATTGGCTGCGTGATCGTATCGGACGGAAAAATCATTGCGAGAGGATACAACAGAAGAAATACAGATAAAAATACATTGTCACATGCGGAACTGAATGCGATCCGTAAAGCAAGCAAAAAACTGGGCGACTGGCGGCTGGAAGGATGTACGATGTATGTGACACTGGAGCCATGTCAGATGTGCGCCGGAGCACTGGTACAGTCCAGAATTGATGAGGTTGTGATCGGAAGTATGAACCCAAAAGCAGGCTGTGCAGGATCGGTCCTGAATCTTTTGCAGGTAGACAATTTTAATCATCAGGTAAAAATTACCCGTGGTGTTCTGGAAGAAGAATGTTCGATGATGCTGTCGGATTTTTTTCGGGAACTCCGCGAAAAGAAAAAACGTCTGAAAATGCTTGCGAAGCAGCAGGCAGAACAGGAACAGACCCGGGCTGATTAA
- the pduB gene encoding microcompartment protein PduB: MIDVKSISTHCTRTEFVGTTVLDTIGLVISGIDDTLLKEMNVGMKYHALGLFSSRTGAAGQITAIDDAVKATNTEVLSIEFPRDTKGWGGHGNYIVIGGNDVSDVRHAIELGLELTKKNAGELYISESGHLEFTYSASAGAALQKAFHAVPGEAFGFMAGSPAAIGLVMADTAMKASAVNITCYMTPSIGTSHSNEVILGISGDASAVKAAVLEARQVGLELLIGMGSYPEIPGTPYL; this comes from the coding sequence ATGATCGATGTAAAAAGTATCAGTACGCACTGTACAAGAACAGAATTTGTCGGAACAACCGTCCTGGATACGATCGGACTGGTGATTTCCGGTATTGATGATACATTATTAAAAGAAATGAATGTCGGAATGAAATACCACGCCCTTGGACTTTTCAGTTCCCGAACCGGTGCTGCCGGACAGATCACAGCAATCGATGATGCCGTAAAAGCAACCAACACCGAAGTTCTTTCCATTGAGTTTCCACGAGACACCAAAGGTTGGGGTGGTCATGGAAACTATATTGTAATCGGCGGCAACGATGTTTCAGATGTACGTCATGCAATCGAGCTTGGCCTCGAACTTACAAAGAAAAATGCAGGAGAGCTTTATATCAGCGAATCCGGTCATCTGGAATTCACTTATTCCGCAAGCGCGGGAGCTGCACTGCAGAAAGCATTTCATGCCGTACCAGGCGAGGCCTTCGGCTTCATGGCAGGATCTCCTGCTGCAATTGGTCTTGTAATGGCCGATACCGCTATGAAAGCATCTGCCGTAAATATCACCTGTTATATGACGCCAAGTATCGGAACCAGTCACTCTAACGAAGTGATTCTCGGTATCTCCGGCGATGCCAGTGCTGTTAAAGCAGCGGTACTGGAAGCCCGTCAGGTTGGACTGGAACTTCTGATCGGCATGGGCAGCTATCCGGAAATCCCAGGAACTCCATATCTGTGA
- a CDS encoding PcsB-like coiled-coil domain-containing protein, producing the protein MKSKKVLSLLLACAVTVSMGTTVFASTEDQIAAAQAQKQEAQAGLAQAQANISGLESKKQELESYLAELNSQYNELTDSISQLSIEAAEKEEELKNVKAQLEVAKQNAQDQYEAMKIRIQYMYEHGGSTMLEMLLSSDNLSDFMNQANNVATISTYDRNMLKKYEETQEAIKTQETQVEEESASIGNLLTEKSSKQQEVQNLVASTSDNINSYVNQISASQEEADALMTQVNSADSSISQLMEEAEQEKAAEAAAAEAAAAQETAEAAQDENTDEETDEETDVVDESGYTSEAQDTSSGSEDTTYTEDTSSTDSSDYSEDTSSDSATAEETSSSSSDTSSSETSSSSQGTYLGNFKLTGYCNCAQCCGTAGNATASGTTPVAGRTVAMAGVPFGTKLLINGNVYTVEDLGTPYGHVDIYCSSHSEALSFGLQYADVYQLN; encoded by the coding sequence ATGAAGAGTAAGAAAGTTCTTTCACTGCTGCTGGCATGTGCAGTGACCGTATCTATGGGAACAACCGTATTTGCTTCCACAGAAGATCAGATTGCAGCTGCACAGGCACAGAAGCAGGAAGCACAGGCAGGACTTGCGCAGGCCCAGGCGAATATCAGCGGGCTGGAAAGCAAGAAACAGGAACTGGAGTCCTACCTTGCAGAACTGAATTCCCAATATAATGAACTTACAGACAGTATTTCACAGCTCAGCATTGAGGCTGCCGAGAAAGAAGAGGAGCTTAAGAATGTAAAGGCTCAGCTTGAAGTGGCAAAGCAGAATGCACAGGACCAGTACGAGGCAATGAAGATTCGTATCCAGTACATGTACGAGCATGGTGGAAGTACTATGCTTGAAATGCTTTTGTCATCTGACAATCTTTCTGATTTTATGAATCAGGCAAACAATGTGGCTACAATTTCTACATATGACAGAAACATGCTGAAGAAATATGAGGAGACACAGGAAGCAATCAAGACTCAGGAAACTCAGGTCGAAGAAGAGTCTGCTTCTATTGGAAATCTTCTTACAGAGAAAAGCTCTAAGCAGCAGGAAGTACAGAATCTGGTGGCATCGACCAGTGACAATATCAATTCCTATGTAAACCAGATCAGTGCAAGTCAGGAAGAAGCAGATGCTCTTATGACTCAGGTGAACAGTGCAGACAGTAGTATTTCACAGCTGATGGAAGAGGCTGAACAGGAAAAAGCTGCTGAAGCTGCAGCGGCAGAAGCAGCAGCCGCACAGGAAACAGCAGAAGCTGCACAGGATGAAAATACAGATGAAGAAACAGATGAAGAAACAGATGTAGTGGATGAATCTGGATATACTTCAGAAGCACAGGATACTTCTTCCGGCAGTGAAGATACCACATATACAGAGGATACATCTTCAACGGACAGCAGTGATTACTCCGAAGATACATCTTCAGACAGTGCAACAGCTGAAGAGACGAGCAGTAGTTCTTCTGATACAAGTTCTTCAGAGACCAGCTCTTCCAGTCAGGGAACTTACCTTGGTAATTTTAAACTGACAGGATACTGTAACTGCGCACAGTGCTGCGGAACAGCTGGAAATGCAACCGCAAGTGGTACAACACCAGTGGCAGGACGTACTGTTGCAATGGCAGGGGTACCGTTTGGAACCAAACTTCTGATCAATGGAAATGTTTATACAGTAGAAGATCTCGGAACTCCTTATGGCCATGTTGACATTTACTGTAGCAGTCACAGTGAGGCACTGAGTTTTGGATTACAGTATGCGGATGTATACCAGTTAAATTAA
- a CDS encoding DUF6128 domain-containing protein, with translation MAEYRRFVAYVYEYQKEKKGSNCGFVKIEVRGEICRIELHLQCPGLMPESTCSVYGFVRNRGLLDGILLGGCVTGEGKVECILEISAGNMGDSGKSLDEMGGMIFVTEQGGFFGTEWDDQMIRPGNFRVVEKKMIPETQPDLSETERSSEEEIAESKTEAPEQDRDDRTEQAENVQKEETTQQELHSQSVQESDASDLVSEEMLHEHDKPHPSCPLPGTPCDAFSDGELSDCRKISPQDLCHLGRRACMLRNNRFVQYGSYNFGHLLLCRNKCGQMVLGIPGAYDQQERFMANMFGFPYFKESRHIQIPGRKGGYWYRLIDTSDFDKWDGRQ, from the coding sequence TTGGCTGAGTACCGACGTTTTGTGGCTTATGTATATGAATACCAGAAAGAGAAGAAGGGAAGCAACTGTGGATTTGTAAAAATAGAAGTACGGGGTGAGATCTGCAGAATCGAACTGCATCTGCAGTGTCCGGGACTGATGCCGGAGTCCACATGCAGTGTTTATGGATTTGTACGGAACAGGGGGCTGTTGGACGGAATTCTTCTTGGAGGCTGTGTAACGGGAGAAGGTAAGGTGGAGTGCATTCTGGAAATATCTGCAGGGAATATGGGAGACAGTGGAAAATCTCTGGATGAAATGGGGGGAATGATTTTTGTAACAGAGCAGGGTGGATTTTTTGGAACCGAATGGGATGATCAGATGATCCGGCCGGGAAACTTCCGAGTGGTGGAGAAAAAGATGATACCGGAAACGCAGCCAGATCTGTCGGAGACAGAGAGAAGCTCTGAAGAAGAAATTGCAGAATCAAAGACAGAGGCACCTGAGCAAGATAGGGATGACCGGACGGAGCAGGCAGAAAATGTACAGAAGGAAGAAACAACACAGCAGGAACTGCACTCGCAGTCTGTGCAGGAATCAGATGCTTCAGATCTAGTTTCTGAGGAAATGCTTCATGAACATGATAAACCACACCCATCGTGCCCTCTTCCGGGGACTCCCTGCGATGCTTTTTCTGACGGGGAGCTGAGTGACTGCCGTAAGATCTCACCACAGGATCTGTGTCATCTTGGACGAAGGGCCTGTATGCTTCGAAATAATCGCTTCGTACAGTATGGCTCTTATAATTTCGGACATCTTCTTTTGTGCAGAAATAAATGTGGCCAGATGGTTCTTGGCATCCCTGGGGCGTATGATCAACAGGAGCGCTTCATGGCAAATATGTTTGGCTTTCCATATTTCAAAGAAAGCAGACATATTCAGATTCCGGGAAGGAAAGGTGGATATTGGTATCGTTTAATCGATACCTCGGATTTCGACAAGTGGGATGGTCGTCAGTAA